A stretch of Pseudomonas sp. LRP2-20 DNA encodes these proteins:
- the mscL gene encoding large-conductance mechanosensitive channel protein MscL, producing MGMLSEFKAFAVKGNVVDMAVGIIIGAAFGKIVSSFVGDVVMPPLGLLIGGVDFSDLAITLKAAEGDVPAVVLAYGKFIQTVIDFIIVAFAIFMGVKAINKLKREEAVAPTTPPVPTPQETLLTEIRDLLKAQNQNRLP from the coding sequence ATGGGCATGCTCAGTGAGTTCAAGGCCTTCGCGGTCAAAGGGAATGTCGTCGACATGGCGGTCGGTATCATCATCGGCGCGGCCTTCGGCAAGATCGTCTCCTCGTTCGTTGGCGACGTGGTCATGCCACCACTGGGGCTGCTGATCGGCGGTGTCGACTTCAGCGACCTGGCCATTACCTTGAAGGCTGCCGAAGGTGATGTACCAGCCGTAGTGCTGGCCTACGGCAAGTTCATCCAGACCGTGATCGACTTCATCATCGTCGCCTTCGCCATCTTCATGGGCGTGAAAGCGATCAACAAGCTCAAGCGCGAAGAAGCCGTGGCACCGACCACACCACCCGTGCCGACACCGCAGGAAACCTTGCTGACCGAGATCCGCGACCTGCTCAAGGCGCAGAACCAGAACCGCTTGCCCTGA